The stretch of DNA AAATAGCACATTGTGTATCACCTACTCCAGTATATATATCTATATTATTTATATTAGAAGTTATATTTACATTGTAAGTAGGTTCATTAAATGTTACCTCATATCCAAGACTTTTATATAAATCAAATAACTCTTTGTATGGTTCTTTTTTATATATATCCCAAATACCTAATCCTGCTATCATAGTAGAATGTACTTTTTTAGAAAAAAATATTTCAGGTAAAGAAATTATTTTTATTTTTTTAGGTATTTTACCTAATCTCATCATATGAAGTAAATTGATGCAAGGTAGCCCTGGTTTTATATTCATACCTGTATGTTTTTTGAAATTAGGTAATTTATTTTTAATAAATTCTATAGTTGATGTATTATCTATTAATTCTATTGCTCTATTGTCTTTCCAACTTATATATTCAGTAATAAAATTTTCATTACTTTTTAATACAAATCCATGTTGTTCTGAACATATGAAAATAGATTTTATATTATAGCTTTCATAATCTTTGATAATAGAATAAAATAATTGAATTATTTTGTTTACTGGTACTTCATAATATATATTATTATATATTAAAGCTTCAGCAGGTTTATAATCTTTAATTGCAATTATTTTATTATTTTGATAAATTGCTGTTTTTACTCTTGAAGCTCCAAAATCTATCAATAAATGATTCATATACTGAAGTCCTCTTCTAATATTATATTTATATGATTAAATAATTCTGTATCTATATTAATTTTAATAAATATAGTATCTCCTAAATCTTTAATACCTACTAGACTTAATGTATTTCCCTGGACCTTTTTATCTTTTTTTATTAATTCTAATGTTTTATCTATTTTTAATTCTTGTAAATCTTTTTTATTAATAATGTCAAATAAATATGAGTTAATATAATCTAATTTTTCTTTAGAAAGATAACCATAGATATGTGATAGTTTATTTGCAATAATAGAACCCATAGCAACAGCTTGGCCATGAGGTATTTTATAATTAGACATGACTTCTATTGAATGGCCTAAAGTATGACCATAATTTAAACTTTTTCTTATATTGAATTCAAATTCATCGTATTCAATAACAGCTTTTTTTACAAAAAGAGCTGACAGAATTAATTTTTTATATCCTTCTAATGAATCTACTTTACCATTCCTAACCAATTGTTTGTATAAATCAAAAAAATATTCCCCGCCTGTTATGCAAAGTTTAGCAATTTCTCCAAGTCCGCTTCTAATATCATAATCGTTTAAAGTAGTCAGAAACTTTATATTAATAATAACTTCAGTTGGTGCAGAAAATAATGCTATTTGATTTTTTACTCCATTGTAATTAAGCCCTGTTTTACCTCCTATACAACTATCACATTGTGATAGTAACGTTGTAGGATAAAATACCCAGTTAATTCCTCTTTTAAATGTAGCACCTACAAATGCTCCTATATCTTGAACTATACCACCTCCGCATACAATCATAGTTTCAGATTTTGTAAATCCTCTTTCTTCTAAGAACTTTATTAATTTCAAAGCATTTTCGATAATTTTATTTTCTTCAATAGCATCAAATATGTAAAGTTTATTTGTATCAATATTTGTATTATTAAAATATAAATTATAAACATTTTTATCTATAAATAAAATATTGTTCTTTTTTTCATTTAATATTTTTAATATTTCTTCTTTAGGATCTGAATTTTTTATAAATACTTTATAATTTTTAGGAGATGATTTGATATTAAATATACTTGTGTTTAAATAATTTTTATATACAGTAAAATTTTTATTTTCAATTTTAAAAATATAATCAGACATTTTGAAATCCTCCGCATATAAATCCGCCATCTACCGTAATATTTTGTCCTGTTATGTAACTGTTATTAACACATAAAAAGTAGGCTACTTTTGAAATATCTTCCAAACTTCCCATTCTCCCAAATGGAATACTATTTTCTATTTTTTTTATTTTATTTTCATCATTATTTTTTCGTGTCATAGGAGTATCTACAAAACCAGGAGATAAAGAATTTACTTTTATATTATATGGTGCTAATTCAATAGCAGCAGTTTTAATGAGAGCATCTAATGCATGTTTAGACATAGAATAGGAAGCCCGTTCACTTCTTGAAATTTTAGAATATAATGATGATATTGCCAAAATACTTCCTCCATTAATTTTCTGATATGGTAGAAAATATTTCAAAATTTTCAGAAAAGAAAAAGTATTTATTTGCATAGTATTTAATATATTTTCCATTGTTATTGATTCTATATTTGATATATTATTGATACCAGCACAATGTATAAATACATCAAAATTATTATTTATAGATTTCAAATATTTATCTATCTCATCATTATTAAGTAAGTTTAGTTCAGAACTAGAAGGATATATTACCTTAAATCCGTTATCTTGGAATATTTTTACTATACCAGAACCAATGCTTCCATTACCACCTGTTATAAATACTTTTTTCATATATTTTCCTCTATTATTATTTGTTATAAAACAGCAGCTGTATATTTGTTGTATTTTATGAGATTTTGTATTAACATAGTTTTTAATCTCGTTTGCTCATATCCAGGATTATAATTATATTTTCTTAAAAAATGTTCTGTTGATAAATTACCATCATGCCATTTACCTCCAAGTCCCATCATCGTAATGTCTGTATATTTACAACCATAATGCAAAGCCACATCTAATAGCATTTCTGCTGTACCATTTTTATTATGTAAATGTATTCCTGCTTCAATCCCTTCTTCTTTACAAGCTTCTATGGTAAATCTAATATATTCTGGGGTAAAAACACTTTCTGTATCAGCAAAATATATAACAGGAATTTCATGTTCCTTTGCAAATTTTGCAAATTCTCTATTTCTTTCTATAGAGTTATGTCCAGAACTAGTAAAATTAATAAATACTTCATATCCTAAATTTTTAATTTCTTTTATGTGTTTTTCTAAAACATTAAAGTCAGTTTCAGCTGACCTTGTTAATATTCTAACAGCATCTATTAACGATTCTTTTTTATGTAATAAATTAGCTAAAGGTCTTTGTATATCTCTCATTGCTGAAAGTTTTACTGTATTTTTAGTAGAAGAAAATATATTTTTTATTTCATCGTTACATAAACTACAATATCTAAAAACACCTCTATTAGGATCTGCTTCAATATTATGAAAAAAGCCTAATTCTAAATAATCAATTCCAGCAGACTGAGCAAATTTATAATAATCTCTGCAAAATTCTTTATCAAAAAACCATCCTGTTTGATATCCTGCTTCTCTAAAAGTACAATCAAATATTGTTATATTTCCTATCATTTTATATTATCCTTTTGTTCAATTAATCTTGCTATTGCTAAATCATATTCATCATCTATATCTATAGCATATTGTTTATCTATTAAATACATATAAGGGTGATTACCATAACAAAATTTATTATTTAACATATTGATTTTAGATGATATAAAACATCCATTTATAATGATATAAAAATTAGGTAAATCTTGAGATTTTGTATGATTTTTTATATCATTATTAATAGGGCCATCATCATTCCATATATATTCTTTTATGAGTTTAGCTGTAGCTAAAGAATCATATTTTTTATTAATTAATACTTCCTCTTCATATTTATACATAGCTTGTTCTATAATTTTTTCATCACATAAAGGGCATACGCAAGGAACCCACATCATTATGTTACCAGGCATATCTTGAACTATATATTCTACTACTTCGTTAAATGTTTTTGTAACTTCATCAGCATATTCTATAGGTCTTTTATGAGTATTAACTCCTTCTCCTTTTGCCATTTCTAACATTTCATC from Brachyspira pilosicoli encodes:
- a CDS encoding cytidylyltransferase domain-containing protein → MKKQEYTAIIPVRAGSRRLKNKNILPFADSNLLIHKIRQLKKIQKIDNIVVSSDSDEMLEMAKGEGVNTHKRPIEYADEVTKTFNEVVEYIVQDMPGNIMMWVPCVCPLCDEKIIEQAMYKYEEEVLINKKYDSLATAKLIKEYIWNDDGPINNDIKNHTKSQDLPNFYIIINGCFISSKINMLNNKFCYGNHPYMYLIDKQYAIDIDDEYDLAIARLIEQKDNIK
- a CDS encoding FGGY family carbohydrate kinase, which produces MNHLLIDFGASRVKTAIYQNNKIIAIKDYKPAEALIYNNIYYEVPVNKIIQLFYSIIKDYESYNIKSIFICSEQHGFVLKSNENFITEYISWKDNRAIELIDNTSTIEFIKNKLPNFKKHTGMNIKPGLPCINLLHMMRLGKIPKKIKIISLPEIFFSKKVHSTMIAGLGIWDIYKKEPYKELFDLYKSLGYEVTFNEPTYNVNITSNINNIDIYTGVGDTQCAIYGANITENDIILNMGTGSQIAKIDTLNIEALMEQRPYFNNLNLSIITHIPSGRALNCYTGFIDECIKIGNSKISVWDLLSKFTVKDLINSDINIDLAVFDSAYNFKNGGCINNITEYNFNINNYLSSLLRSYIEQYLNIIDTFNLKNTSILLSGGIPKKLNIIYKYIKEKRKEYDIRINTSEADDSLNGLLKLINQI
- a CDS encoding SDR family NAD(P)-dependent oxidoreductase; the protein is MKKVFITGGNGSIGSGIVKIFQDNGFKVIYPSSSELNLLNNDEIDKYLKSINNNFDVFIHCAGINNISNIESITMENILNTMQINTFSFLKILKYFLPYQKINGGSILAISSLYSKISRSERASYSMSKHALDALIKTAAIELAPYNIKVNSLSPGFVDTPMTRKNNDENKIKKIENSIPFGRMGSLEDISKVAYFLCVNNSYITGQNITVDGGFICGGFQNV
- a CDS encoding pyruvate carboxyltransferase, with the protein product MIGNITIFDCTFREAGYQTGWFFDKEFCRDYYKFAQSAGIDYLELGFFHNIEADPNRGVFRYCSLCNDEIKNIFSSTKNTVKLSAMRDIQRPLANLLHKKESLIDAVRILTRSAETDFNVLEKHIKEIKNLGYEVFINFTSSGHNSIERNREFAKFAKEHEIPVIYFADTESVFTPEYIRFTIEACKEEGIEAGIHLHNKNGTAEMLLDVALHYGCKYTDITMMGLGGKWHDGNLSTEHFLRKYNYNPGYEQTRLKTMLIQNLIKYNKYTAAVL
- a CDS encoding 3-dehydroquinate synthase family protein, which translates into the protein MSDYIFKIENKNFTVYKNYLNTSIFNIKSSPKNYKVFIKNSDPKEEILKILNEKKNNILFIDKNVYNLYFNNTNIDTNKLYIFDAIEENKIIENALKLIKFLEERGFTKSETMIVCGGGIVQDIGAFVGATFKRGINWVFYPTTLLSQCDSCIGGKTGLNYNGVKNQIALFSAPTEVIINIKFLTTLNDYDIRSGLGEIAKLCITGGEYFFDLYKQLVRNGKVDSLEGYKKLILSALFVKKAVIEYDEFEFNIRKSLNYGHTLGHSIEVMSNYKIPHGQAVAMGSIIANKLSHIYGYLSKEKLDYINSYLFDIINKKDLQELKIDKTLELIKKDKKVQGNTLSLVGIKDLGDTIFIKINIDTELFNHINIILEEDFSI